Proteins from a genomic interval of Scatophagus argus isolate fScaArg1 chromosome 6, fScaArg1.pri, whole genome shotgun sequence:
- the boka gene encoding bcl-2-related ovarian killer protein homolog A: MEMLRRSSVFAAEVFDRSPTDKELVSQAKALCRDYIHSRLNRAGIGWSKPEHGLAASGGTLGEISSVLLWLGDELEYLRPNVYRNVARQLNITVASESIVSDAFLAVAADIFSTGVTWGKVVSLYAVAGALAVDCVRHGHPAMVHTIVDCMGEFVRKSLTTWLKRRGGWVDMTKCVVSTDPSFRSHWLVSAACAFGHYLKATVLYLLREK, encoded by the exons ATGGAGATGTTGCGCCGCTCCTCTGTGTTCGCGGCCGAAGTGTTTGACCGCTCGCCCACCGACAAGGAGCTGGTGTCCCAGGCCAAAGCACTGTGCAGGGACTACATTCACTCCAGGCTGAACCGTGCCGGGATAGGCTGGTCTAAGCCTGAACACGGACTGGCTGCATCAGGTGGAACACTGGGGGAGATCTCGTCGGTTCTGCTGTGGCTGG GTGATGAGTTGGAGTACCTTCGACCCAACGTTTACCGCAATGTAGCTCGACAGCTCAATATCACAGTGGCGTCAGAGAGCATTGTGTCTGATGCTTTCCTGGCTGTGGCTGCAGACATTTTCTCCACAG GAGTAACATGGGGGAAGGTGGTCTCTTTGTACGCCGTGGCAGGAGCTTTGGCCGTGGACTGCGTTCGCCACGGCCATCCGGCTATGGTCCATACCATTGTTGACTGCATGGGGGAGTTCGTCCGCAAAAGCCTGACCACATGgctgaaaaggagaggaggctgG GTggacatgacaaaatgtgtggTGAGCACTGATCCCAGCTTTCGCTCTCACTGGCTGGTGTCTGCAGCCTGTGCCTTTGGACACTATCTCAAGGCCACCGTGTTGTACCTCCTCAGGGAGAAGTGA